The DNA window CGGATCGGCTCGGACTCGGTTCCGATCCGCTGTCCGCGTGGATCACCTTTTTCGAGCATTGGCGAGAGGAGCAAACCATGGCCACGATCGAACACGCCCCGATCCAGGAGGCGCTGAACCGGGTGCGTCAGTTGAGCGCCGACGAGGAAGCGCGGCGCCTGGCGTTCGTGCGCGAGCGGGCGCTGCACGATGAGGTGTCCTTGCTCAAGGAGGCGCGAGAAGAGGGTGAGCAGATCGGGATGCGGAAAGGCCGTCAGGAAGGCCGTCAGGAAGGCCGCCTGGAAGCCGCCCTGGACACCGCCCGCAACCTCATCGCGCTGGGCGTGCTCAGCGATGGGCAAATCGCTCAGGTCACGGGACTGCGTGTGGCACAGGTTGAGGCACTGCACTCAGCCGACCGGAATGAGACACCGAGATGAAGATGACTGACGCAACTGGAAACGCCGCCCTGCCAACGCGGGACGCCGACGCCGCGCTCGTCAGCGCGGGTGGGGATGCCGCGCTCGCCGATGAATTGCTGGAGACGCTGCTGGCGGGGCTCCCCGCCGAGCTTGAGGATCTGCGCGCGTGCCTCACCGAATCCGATTGGCCGGGGCTGGCCGAATACGCCCATCAAATTCGCGGCGCCACGCGGTATTGCGGTGTCCCCGCCCTGGATGCGGCCATCGAGGCGCTGGAGCGGGCCGCCCGCATCGGCGATCCGGCGCGGAGCGCGGAGAGCTTTCGCGACGTGGAAACGCAGATCCAACGGTTGCGCGCGCAGACCGGCTGAAACGTCCATGCCTTCCCCTCATCGGATGCCGCGAAACCGGGTTTTCGGCACAGCCACCGCTGTCGGCGATGTCGGATCCACGGCATCGACCAGTCCATTCTTCCGCAACACGTCATGTACCTTGCGCGCCATCCTGATCAAGCGGGACAGATCCTTCAGGGTCGGCTTGACGCCCGCGTCCAATCCGCGCTCGCAATCCTCCAGTTCGGAGGCCAGAAAATCGAGCAGCTTCATGGAACATCCCTGGCAGGAACCCGAACAGATCCGCGCGTCGGGGGCGTCGAAAGGGATGGCCTCGCGGATTTGCCCGATCAGATCGCGCATTGCCGTCACAGTATCCGGCTTGCGCACGCGAGTTTGCCGTTCATGAGTCTCAGCCTGTGGCATGATTGCGGCCGTTGCGATGACAATTGCATCCTTCCGACACTCTCCGCTCGGCCTCTGCAATGTGGCCTCGACGAATCGCCGGATGTCTGAATGATTTCCGAATACTGCTCAAGTCATTCGCATATCCTTTTCCAAGGGGATGGTTGCCCATGTTGAATCGACTCAAGATCAAAACCAAATTGCTGCTGCTGGCGGGCGTCCCGGCGCTCGCGCTGCTGTCCATCGCGCTTTTTCTGACGACGCGGATGGTCGAGGATCTGGGCGAGATCGGGCATGGCCAATCGCTCGGCGAACTAGTCGTCGGGCTGGGAGAAGTCGCCCACGAATTGCAGAAGGAACGCGGGATGACCGCCGGATTTCTGTCCAGCCAGGGTACCAAGTTTGCCGACCGATTGCCCACCCAGCGCCAGGCGTCCGATGCCGCGATCGCGCATTTGCAGCAGACGCTCGCACAGGTGGATCGCGACGGGCTGGAAGCGGACTACCGCACGCGGCTTGACCAATTGCCTGCCTCCCTCCTCACCCTCCAGGAGTGGCGTAAATCCATCAGCGCACTGAAGGTCGAACCGCCGGCCTCTTTTCGACTCTATAGCGAACTGATCGCGCAACTGCTGGAGATCGCCGCGCGCACCGGCAATGCCTTGCACGATGCCGGCATTGCGCGTCTCACGCATGCCAAAAGCGCGCTGCTGTTCCTCAAGGAACGCAACGGGCAGGAGCGCGCGCTCCTGTCCGGCGCCTTCAGCGCCGGGCGCATCACGCGCGCCGACTACGACCTGCTGATGACCCTACTCATCGATCAGTCCAACTATCGGCGAATCCTCAATTCATTCGCCACTCCCGAACAGATGGCCTTTGTCGACGCCACCTTGAACGATCCGATCGTCAAGGTCGTCGAGGGCATCGAGCGGATGGTCAGGGAAACCGGTGCCGAGGCGGAATTGAACTATCCGCCGGTAACCTGGTTCGATCAGATCACCGCCAAGATCGATCTGCTGCGGATCGTGGAGGAGCGTTTTTCGGCCGACATCACCAATACCAACGCCGCCAGCGCCAGCGCCGCCCGCACCGCCATAACCGTCTATCTGACGGCGATCGGCCTCACGCTTCTGCTCACCCTCTGGCTGGGTGTCGGGATCGTCCGGGGAATCCTGCGCCAGATGGGCGGCGAGCCGGACGTTGCCGCTCGGGTCGCCCGCAATATCGCCGAAGGCAAGCTGGACAACGAGATTCCATTG is part of the Thiocystis violascens DSM 198 genome and encodes:
- a CDS encoding Hpt domain-containing protein, with translation MTDATGNAALPTRDADAALVSAGGDAALADELLETLLAGLPAELEDLRACLTESDWPGLAEYAHQIRGATRYCGVPALDAAIEALERAARIGDPARSAESFRDVETQIQRLRAQTG